Below is a genomic region from Desulfobacter sp..
GGTTCATACCCTAAAGGCTGCGGCAAAACTGGTTGATGCCGTCAAATCAGGTGAGGCGGATTATACCTTTGTGGAAGTCATGGCCTGTCCCGGGGGCTGTATGGGGGGCGGGGGCCAGCCTAGAAGCAAACATGCCTACCAGGCCTGCTGCGACCAGCGGCGCCAGGGCCTTTATGATATTGATTCCCGGGCAAAGGTCCGTCAGTCCCACAACAATCCATTGATTCAAAAACTCTATGATGAATTTTTGGAAAAACCCCTGGGCCATAAGTCCCACCGTTTGCTTCACACCTCATATACGGACCAGAAAAGAATGGTCAGGCACGCCATGAAAGATATATGGGAGGAAATTGAGAACAGAACCTGAAAAATAGACCCTGTGCCGGCCGGAAAAAAGGTTTCCGGCCGGCACAGGGTCAGGTTCTTTAGATTAATCCCTTGCCGGCCTGGGCCTGAATTGCGGTAATGGCTACGGTATTCACGATGTCCGGGATGGTGCATCCCCGGCTCAGATCGTTCACCGGTTTGTTCAGCCCCTGGAGTACGGGACCGATGGCAACGGCCTTTTCCGAAGCGCGCTGAACCGCTTTATAGGTATTATTTCCCGTGTTAAGATCCGGAAAGATAAATACCGTGGTTTGGCCGGCCACCCTGGAGTCGGGCAGTTTGGTTTTGGCCACCTCAGGATCAATGGCGGCATCGTATTGGAGCGGGCCTTCCAAGAGCAATTCAGGTGATTTCTCATTGGCGATCCGGGTGGCCTTGATGACTTTTTCTACATCCACCCCGGTGCCCGAGGGCCCTGTGGAATAAGAGAGCATGGCCACCCGGGGGTCAATGCCGAAGGTTTTTGCGGTATTTGCCGATGTGATGGCGATTTCCGCCAATTGTTCGGCCGTTGGATTTGGATTCACCGCGCAATCGCCAAACACCAGCACCCGGTCCTTGAGGCACATGAGAAAGACCGAAGAGACAATGGCGGCCTGTGACCGGGTCTTGATGATCTGAAATCCGGGACGGATGGTGTGGGCCGTGGTATTGATTGATCCTGAGACCATGCCGTCGGCATGCCCCTTTTGAACCATCATGGTGCCAAAATAGGTGGGATCCATGATCATATCCCGGGCCATATCCCGGGTGACGCCCTTTGCCTTTCTCAAATCGTAAAAGGTTTGGATATAGTTTTCTGTTTTCGGACTTTCTTCCGGAGCTATGATATTCACCCCGGCAAGGGTCAGCCCCAGTTCTTGGATCTTTTTATTGACCCTTTCAGGCTTTCCAATCAGGGTGATTTCGCAGACTTTGCGCCGTAAAAGAATATCTGCGGCCTTTAAAATTCTCTCCCCCATGCCTTCGGCTAACACGATATGCTGGAGATTTTTTTTGGCCTTTTCAATGAGGCTGTACTCGAACATCTGGGGGGTGATCCGGATTGATTTTCTGGCTGCCAGTTTTTTCCTCAGCTCATCTGTTGCCACATGGGCCTCAAAGGTGCCAAGGGCCAGGGCGATCCGTCTGGGATTTTCCGGGGAAATGCTTCCCTGGAGCCGGTTCAAGGCCGTTGCAGTGACATGGGTGGTCTCCCCGGTCTGGATGATGGGCAAAGGAACCCCTTTCCATCCCTTGATAAGCCTCATGATCGTATCGGGTATTTCAATTCCTCCGGTGACCAGAATGCCTGAAATATCAGGATATGCCGAGGAATATCTGGAGGCAAGGCAGGTCAGCACAATGCTTGACCGGTCCCCGGGGCATACCACCAGGCAGCCTTTTTTGATGTGATTGAGAAAATTGGGTGCCAGCATGGCCGCAACCACGTAATCTGAGATCTGGTTGTCCATGGCCTGTTCGCCAAAAAGAATTTTGGAACCCAAATATTTTTGAACATCCTCCATGGTCGGCTGTCCCAGGGCGGCCAGTTCCGGAATGGCATAGACCAGGCAGTCCGACCGGTGGACAGCCTTTTTCAGGCAGGTCTTGAGGGCCTCCAGGTCCTGGGAATCCACCCGGTTGACCAGAAGGCCCAATACATCCACCCCTTTATTTTCAAGGCTTTCAATGGAAAGCTGGCCCGAGGAGACCACCTCGTCAATGGGTTTATGGTGACCGTTTGACACCACCAGGGCAGGAATGCCAAGGTCGGCCATGATCTCCGCATTGATGTCAAATTCAAAGGCTTCACTGCCTGCGGCAAAATCTGTCCCTTCACAGAGAACAAACCGGCATTTTTTTTCAAGCTCTTTGTACTTGTTGAGAATGGTCTCCATCATTTGAGCCTGTTGGCCGGCATTGATCATTTTTTTGGCCTCTTCCATGGTGTAGGCATAGGTCTGTTCATACGCTGTCCCAAGATGGAAGTGGTTGAGAACAAGATCAATGTCCGGGTCTTTGCCCTGGTGACCCCGCGGATTTATGATGGGCCTGAAAAAGCCTACGATCCTTATATCTTTTAATAAAAGCTGCATAATCCCGAGAACAATCAAGGATTTTCCACTCCGGGTTTCAGTGGGGGTGATGTAGAGACTGTTTGCCATATTTTTATCCTTTTTATCTATGAAACTTAAGCCGATAATTTGCAATCGTCAGCGGTTTTTTTGTTGTGGCCAGAGGTCATTCGCCGGCCATGCCGGTGATTAAGGCGGATGGTTTAAACCCAATGCCATAGGCGTCTGGTCAATGGTATTTTACTGCCCTTGAATTGGGGCCGGAAAAATCCATCTAAGGATTCAAAAAGCAATATAAATGCCAGGTTTTTTTTGTGTGCAAATGAAAAAAAACGCCATGGCAAGATAGCTTGTATTGTCGATAAACCCAGTATAAACAAGGTGATGCATCGTTTTAGATATAGGCGTTATCTTTGGGTGACCCAACAAATTTTCATTCCAGGGGTGTCAGCCTTTTTTTCATATTGTAAAAAAGAGGCTATATTTTATTTGGGGCAATGAATCCAGCACTTTTTTTATACTGAAAGATTAAACCGGGCCATCGGAAGATCGCGCAGTGTCGGCGGCCTTGCCCCCGGGATGAATAAGGTGCCCATACGGTCATAGAGAAGACCGCCCACAAGGATTCCCACGATCCTGCCCATGCCGCCCATGCTTTCAAGCTGCCCCATGATCCGGCTTCGGTTGCCCTGTTTGTAAATATCTGAAATCATGGCGCTCCATCCGATATTGGACATGGACCAGAACAGTTCAATCACGGACAGCCCCAGAAAATGACGCAGGTAAATGGTCAGGTAGGAGAAAAAAAGCCCCCACCTGAACACGGCCAGGACCTGGAAAGAGGATATGCCGATAAAGGTTTTCATAGGAGTGTAACTCTATTAAAACAAGGTGTAAAGATCAAGGGAATCCCCATGCAGGGCTCACGCATGTAAATATTGTAAAGTGCCTATAGTTTTGATTGGTTCAAGTATCATCCAAACATAACTTCCTCCAGATATTTGATATCCATAGCAGCATTCAACCTTTTGGTTTTTACACTCCCTTTAAATGTCTTATTGTTCCGTAATAAATTTAATGCAATGTGCCGAATCGCTGCAAAATTCTCAGGAGAGTTCCCCTTTCTGACTCTGCTTTCGTCTTCACGGAACGCAATATCCAATACCCAATGCACTGAATTTTCAATTCCCCAATGCCTCCTGACAGCATTACCAAAAATATTGGGGTCGCTATCCAGGCTCGATATATAATATCGCTTTTCATGACTGATCTGGCCGTCCATTTCCCGGGTGGATTCAATCATTCCAATACTTTTCAAACCTTTCCAACTTTTTTTATCTTCAAACCAATCAATATCAGAGGTTATCACAGCCCTGCGCGTTTCGACTCGACCGTGCCCTCCGTCAACACTGGTCTGTTCATTAAACTGGTACCCCTGATTTTTCATTTCTTCCATTTTATTGAAAAAAAGTACCGCTTCATCATGCAAGGTTTTATGATTTTCTTTCAGGGCAAGGACATAGTCACACCCTTTGTTTATTATGGTTTCAGCGATTTTCTTTTGAGTGCCCATGGCATCAATGGTTATAATGCAGCCCGAGATATCTAAAAGTTTTAAAAGATTTGGAATGGCCGTAATTTCATTTGATTTTTCTTCGGTTTTTAATTGCCCTAAAACCACTTTATTAGACGAAGCCCACGCACTGATCATATGAATGGCTTTCTTATCATTGGAGGTATCGTGTGAACGCCTTAGAGTTTTGCCGTCGATTGCAATGACTTGACCTTTGGTCATCTTTGCAACCGACTGAACCCAGTGCATAAAACTGCTCTGAAATTCATTCGGGTTCATCCTTTCAAAAATTCTGCCAAAGGTGTCATGGGAGGGTATCCCATGGGGAAGGCTTAGAAATTTTGACAACCACCTTTTTCTCTTTTTGCCAAAGTTTTCAATTTGCTCATAAGTGTCTGCGCCAGCAACTACCGCACAAATTGCGATGATGACGACATCAATTAAATTATGAAGCTTATTGTGGTGTCTGGGGTCCTGAATATTGTCAAAAAAAGTTTCAAGAGATTTTTTTTTCGTTCATTGGCAACTCCTTGTGTTTATTGCCATATATATCGTATCTGTGCAGCGATGTCTAGGAAAATTTTGTTCGATGCTCATATACTAT
It encodes:
- the pta gene encoding phosphate acetyltransferase, which translates into the protein MANSLYITPTETRSGKSLIVLGIMQLLLKDIRIVGFFRPIINPRGHQGKDPDIDLVLNHFHLGTAYEQTYAYTMEEAKKMINAGQQAQMMETILNKYKELEKKCRFVLCEGTDFAAGSEAFEFDINAEIMADLGIPALVVSNGHHKPIDEVVSSGQLSIESLENKGVDVLGLLVNRVDSQDLEALKTCLKKAVHRSDCLVYAIPELAALGQPTMEDVQKYLGSKILFGEQAMDNQISDYVVAAMLAPNFLNHIKKGCLVVCPGDRSSIVLTCLASRYSSAYPDISGILVTGGIEIPDTIMRLIKGWKGVPLPIIQTGETTHVTATALNRLQGSISPENPRRIALALGTFEAHVATDELRKKLAARKSIRITPQMFEYSLIEKAKKNLQHIVLAEGMGERILKAADILLRRKVCEITLIGKPERVNKKIQELGLTLAGVNIIAPEESPKTENYIQTFYDLRKAKGVTRDMARDMIMDPTYFGTMMVQKGHADGMVSGSINTTAHTIRPGFQIIKTRSQAAIVSSVFLMCLKDRVLVFGDCAVNPNPTAEQLAEIAITSANTAKTFGIDPRVAMLSYSTGPSGTGVDVEKVIKATRIANEKSPELLLEGPLQYDAAIDPEVAKTKLPDSRVAGQTTVFIFPDLNTGNNTYKAVQRASEKAVAIGPVLQGLNKPVNDLSRGCTIPDIVNTVAITAIQAQAGKGLI
- a CDS encoding ISAs1 family transposase encodes the protein MQDPRHHNKLHNLIDVVIIAICAVVAGADTYEQIENFGKKRKRWLSKFLSLPHGIPSHDTFGRIFERMNPNEFQSSFMHWVQSVAKMTKGQVIAIDGKTLRRSHDTSNDKKAIHMISAWASSNKVVLGQLKTEEKSNEITAIPNLLKLLDISGCIITIDAMGTQKKIAETIINKGCDYVLALKENHKTLHDEAVLFFNKMEEMKNQGYQFNEQTSVDGGHGRVETRRAVITSDIDWFEDKKSWKGLKSIGMIESTREMDGQISHEKRYYISSLDSDPNIFGNAVRRHWGIENSVHWVLDIAFREDESRVRKGNSPENFAAIRHIALNLLRNNKTFKGSVKTKRLNAAMDIKYLEEVMFG